The following are encoded together in the Triticum dicoccoides isolate Atlit2015 ecotype Zavitan chromosome 6B, WEW_v2.0, whole genome shotgun sequence genome:
- the LOC119322179 gene encoding REF/SRPP-like protein OsI_017815 isoform X3 has translation MPYPIHRHPLPSDLQPHRRQPLPFPPRSTRAAHVVARSGRNSLPPTSFCIPVVMAQSGNSDATPISTQPAAEEVTVERTPDEEAARLRHLEFVQQAAAQAVVLAATAYAYAKQGAGPLLPGVDHVEGTVKAVVGPVYDRYHAMPLDLLKFLDRKMISFIHVST, from the exons ATGCCATACCCAATCCACCGCCATCCTCTTCCCAGTGACCTCCAACCTCATCGCCGGCAGCCCCTCCCCTTTCCTCCTAGATCGACTCGAGCTGCTCATGTCGTGGCCAGATCTGGTAGgaactccctccctcccacctcgtTCTGCATCCCGGTAGTGATGGCGCAGTCCGGCAACAGCGACGCCACTCCGATCAGCACCCAGCCCGCGGCG GAGGAGGTGACGGTGGAGAGGACGCCCGATGAGGAGGCGGCCAGGCTGAGGCACCTCGAGTTCGTGCAGCAGGCGGCGGCACAGGCGGTCGTGCTGGCGGCCACGGCCTATGCCTACGCCAAGCAGGGCGCCGGCCCACTCCTCCCTGGCGTCGACCACGTCGAGGGGACGGTCAAGGCCGTCGTCGGCCCCGTCTACGACCGCTACCACGCCATGCCGCTCGATCTCCTCAAGTTCCTCGACCGCAAG